In the Posidoniimonas corsicana genome, one interval contains:
- a CDS encoding DUF6768 family protein translates to MSTEQDADALIRDAVRQEEESIDAFLGDRPLTEDLLQSFRGRRRWMTIFPMLLSLLYLALGVWCGYEFFQEPTTKIQIAWATGLLCCAMSICTTKVWIWGEWRRNSVIREVKRLELKIDKLAR, encoded by the coding sequence ATGAGCACCGAACAAGACGCCGACGCGTTGATCCGTGACGCGGTCCGTCAGGAAGAAGAATCGATCGACGCCTTCCTCGGCGACCGCCCGCTCACGGAGGATCTCCTTCAGAGCTTCCGCGGCAGGCGGAGGTGGATGACCATCTTCCCGATGCTGCTCTCGCTGCTGTACCTCGCGCTGGGCGTGTGGTGCGGCTACGAGTTCTTCCAGGAGCCGACCACCAAGATTCAGATCGCCTGGGCGACCGGACTCCTGTGCTGCGCAATGTCGATCTGCACCACCAAGGTCTGGATCTGGGGCGAGTGGCGCCGCAACTCGGTGATCCGCGAAGTGAAGCGGCTGGAGCTGAAGATCGACAAGCTCGCCCGCTGA
- a CDS encoding TIGR01457 family HAD-type hydrolase: MQKGFLIDMDGVIYRSSQLIPGAVDFIKLLTKWDIPFLFLTNNSQRTRRDTATKLVRMGMPVSEDHIYTCAMATARFLARQKPEGTAYVIGEGGLLNALHANGYSIVDKHPDYVVVGEGRTLSFEMLEQAVQMVLDGAKLIATNLDPNCPTNTGTRPGCGAIVKLIEEATGIQAFSVGKPSPVMMRSARKEIGMTTSDTIMIGDTMSTDIIGGVQMGYRTVLVLTGTTSREDLARFAYQPDLVVESIADLCNEEMLMKELMQVRSREDDSPSEVLQWAGAAQ, translated from the coding sequence ATGCAAAAGGGTTTTCTGATTGACATGGATGGCGTCATCTACCGCAGCAGCCAGCTGATCCCTGGCGCGGTGGACTTCATCAAGCTGCTTACCAAGTGGGACATCCCGTTCCTGTTCCTCACCAACAACAGCCAGCGCACCCGCCGCGACACGGCGACCAAGCTGGTGCGGATGGGCATGCCGGTGAGCGAGGACCACATCTACACCTGCGCCATGGCGACCGCCCGCTTCCTCGCCCGGCAGAAGCCCGAGGGCACGGCCTACGTGATCGGCGAGGGCGGCCTGCTGAACGCGTTACACGCCAACGGGTACTCGATCGTCGACAAGCACCCGGACTACGTGGTGGTCGGCGAGGGCCGCACGCTGTCGTTCGAGATGCTCGAGCAGGCGGTGCAGATGGTCCTGGACGGCGCGAAGCTGATCGCCACGAACCTGGACCCGAACTGCCCCACCAACACCGGCACCCGCCCGGGCTGCGGGGCGATCGTGAAGCTGATCGAAGAGGCGACCGGCATCCAGGCGTTCAGCGTCGGCAAGCCGAGCCCGGTGATGATGCGTTCCGCCCGCAAGGAGATCGGCATGACCACCAGCGACACGATCATGATCGGCGACACCATGTCGACCGACATCATCGGCGGTGTGCAGATGGGCTACCGCACGGTGCTGGTGCTGACCGGCACCACCAGCCGCGAAGACCTGGCGCGGTTCGCCTACCAGCCCGACCTGGTGGTGGAGTCGATTGCCGACCTGTGCAATGAAGAGATGCTGATGAAGGAGCTGATGCAGGTCCGCAGCCGCGAGGACGACTCCCCTTCGGAGGTCCTCCAGTGGGCCGGGGCAGCCCAGTAG
- a CDS encoding RNA polymerase sigma factor: MPTDAPPPADDAYNQWLVIRAQSGEEDALEELVERWSPRLGRHAMRLTGNADGAAEAAQEAWLGIVRGLDRLDDPACFRRWAYQIVARRCADWIRRRQRSRNTTEPLTDEPPTPAADNTTTDRRDAVRRMLKSLPRQDQTLLAMHYSDGMPLAEIAEAAGLPVGTVKSRLYHARQRLKSAIERDQENP; this comes from the coding sequence ATGCCTACCGACGCCCCCCCGCCCGCCGACGACGCCTACAACCAGTGGCTGGTGATCAGGGCCCAGTCCGGCGAGGAGGACGCGCTCGAAGAGCTGGTCGAGCGGTGGAGCCCCCGGCTCGGCCGGCACGCGATGCGACTCACCGGCAACGCCGACGGCGCGGCCGAGGCCGCCCAAGAGGCGTGGCTCGGCATCGTCCGCGGGCTCGACCGCCTGGACGACCCGGCCTGCTTCCGCCGCTGGGCCTACCAGATTGTCGCCCGGAGGTGCGCCGACTGGATCCGCCGCCGGCAGCGCAGCCGCAACACAACCGAGCCGCTAACAGACGAACCGCCGACGCCCGCCGCCGACAACACGACGACCGACCGTCGGGACGCCGTGCGGCGGATGTTGAAGAGTCTGCCCCGTCAGGACCAGACGCTGCTGGCCATGCACTACTCGGACGGCATGCCGCTGGCGGAAATCGCCGAGGCGGCCGGCCTCCCGGTCGGCACGGTCAAGTCGCGGCTGTACCACGCCCGGCAGCGGCTCAAGTCCGCGATCGAGCGGGATCAAGAGAACCCCTAG